A window of Lonchura striata isolate bLonStr1 chromosome 2, bLonStr1.mat, whole genome shotgun sequence genomic DNA:
AGGGCAGCCAGGTGGGACCAGCTCCACTGGCCTCTTGTTTTCAGCATTCTTCACCCAAACGTCTGCTCCGAAGTCCATCAGCAGCTTCACCAGCTCCACGCTGCAGTTCCTGGCAGCTGTGTGCAGAGGGGACTCCAGGCCCTTGCCGCTGTTCACACTCGCTCCTGAACAACAGGAGGGGCAAAGAACAATGAGAGGAGCCAGGACTACACAGCAGCCCACCGCCATTCACTGCACGAGCTGCTGGCTCTCTGAATGACACACAGGTGCTGTAGCTGCACCCAGAGCTGGACTCCTTGTGCTGGGCTTGGTGCTACAATTTGGACAAGCACAGCTCTCACTGGCTGAGGACTGGGGCTGTGACTAACAAAATGATCCTGGAATGGTGCACAAGGAAATCCTTcacccacagcccagcccaaagGTATCCTGAAGCAAGACAAAGGTGTAGCTCCACTTGTGACCCACCTCTGCTCCCCATTCCTTAAAATAAACTCAGGATTTCAATATGCTCTTTACTGGAGACTTAAGATGGTGGGATTTCCAAATATCTGTTAGGGGAAAAATGCAAGAATAGAAAATTCTAGAGGTCCTTGGTAGATGAGGGCATAAACACCCCTGGTGAGAGTTCCCCCATTCATTACTCTGGATTAATGGCTTCTAAAATATGCTAAGAAAGGTGAGCTGCAGAATTAATTCAAGACTATAATGTTTTTATAGTACACATTCCCATATATAGgaggcagcagaaaaaaaaaattaggagaaaaaagaaaatagttgcCAACATTTAATTCAGATTAATTTGGATTTGACTTCTTCCCAGTAAGTTGACTTCTACTAAACAGTGACGTACTTAACAAGTGatatatattatttttgcttgtttttttctaaagtaGTTTTGTTGGTCCATCATTTTTGTACCAGCTATGTGGCCACTTTAGGCCACATATGGCCCCCCTTTGGCTAGAAGACCTGTACTACTCTAGATAACAAGAAATGGTTTTATGTAATTACCCAAGCATTTAGACTTACAGCTTTGTGTGATGCAAAGGACATAGTACTGAACCTCCTGCATTGGAAATGTCTCCAACTTTTTATGAACTCATTGGAAATCAAAACATGTTTGCAGAAATACTATGTAAAGGTGGCTGAGTCAATTGTTTTGGGTAaagaggaagtaaaaaaaaaattaaaattaaatttcttcctGTTGACTTCAAATAACTGCAGCATTACATGCACAGACACTGGAAAGTATAGCTTGTTCCAGACACAATCAGCCATGTGAAATCCAAGATCACCCATCATTTTGTTGAGAGCTATCCAGCTGAATTCCTGGGTCAAGAAAACCATGATCACCCTGCTACCACATTTAACCAGGGCTGCTATTAGGAGTGAAACATCTCCTGGTCCCAAAGCAAGAGTTCCTCTAAATTTTTGATGCAAAGATAATCCAAAGACAGATGTTGCAGGAAACAAAAGTACAccattctttatttttgtttttacctGACTCCAGCAGCTTCCTGGCACAGTTCACTTGCTGGTTCTCACATGCTACATAAAGTGGAGTACCCAGGTGCTTGATGTTGTGATCTATATTTACCCCACGGGATGCAAGGAGTTCGACACATTGCACATGACCTTAAAAGGGATAAAGGAAGAGTCAACTCACAGAGATCAGGcccttttttttcagcaaattcTCTGTTACAGCAGTGTAGTTTGGCAAAGATTCAATGTTTTGTCAAGAGGTGGTAATGTAATGACTTTAATCCACTCCAATGGATCCAGCCAGCAAACCAGGAGCTGAAAAGCCACATTCAGCAAAACAGGCTCACAGGCTAAAACCCTCACATTTCATCTGACTCATTTCAGATGTCTACTGAAGATGAGATTAATCACTCCATGTTTCTCTCCACTCCTTTTGAAGACAGCCAGATGTCTCCCTCAAATGTCCACATTGTATGCAGCTGACTTGGACAATGCATTCCCTTCCAGGTGGCACGACGTGAACTCAGAGGATCTGACAGCTGAGCTGACCTGCCCCTGAGGAGCAACAGGCTGGGAAGAACGGCACCCCTCATGATGAGACCAATTAGCAAGGCATTTTACATGACCCAAACCAAGAAAATTATCTTCTTTATCTCTATCCACCACTTCAACACGCTGCTAGCAGCATGGACAGGAGAGCTGATGCCTGTGGGTTACCTCTCTTAGCAGCTTCGTGGATGGGGGATGCCAGGTCACAGGGTGAGTGTAGGCTGGCTCCATGCTCCAGCAATAAATTCAAGCAAGCCACACTGCCACTGACACAAGTGTTGAACAGTGGTGTGTGCCAGTCCACAGTCACTCCATCCACCTGGGAGAAAATAACACAATCTGGCAAAACCTTTGTCTTCTTGATATGTCAGAATTGATGGCAACTACCAGTTTCTCAGCAGGAAATAGGGgtttcaatattttttatttaattctatGCCAAAACTCCCCAGTGCTTCCAAAGACTAcaagttttcattaaaatgataatttaaaaagtattttttaaaatttccccCAAGTCTCTCCtactgcaaaaaaagaaaaaaaccaaaaaaccatcAGGGCCACTCTAGGGTCTCTCAGGAGTTACCAAGCTAAATGTATGACCATTTCTCAGTTATTTTAGCTGAAACACACCTACCCATAGCCTTCTCCTGAAACAGTCCATTTTTGGTTGAAAGTGTGCAACccttcattattatttttttttaattttaaactgaaaggtAATATCTGTAAGGTAATGGATGTATGAATGAATGTCCTTATTCACTACAATTTTGATATTAGCTTGAAAAGTAGTGGCCATGAGACACGATTTCACCATTTTACTTGCATcttgtttccattttcttcccattttttgtCAGTTGGTTGTCACAATCCTATGATTCTACTTTAGATTGCATATTGATACCAATAAGATTAATGCatgcataaaataaaacacacccTTAACTGCTGCAGGATTATAAACACTTTGCAAGATTAACTTCCCCTTGTTCTTGTTACAGATGAGAACATTTCATCCTCATCTAAAGAACAATAATAACTGTTGCTTATatctgtactttttttttttttattaggaaGTGCATTTCATAACTACCTTAAGCAGAGCTATGTACAGAGTGCAAACCACAGAGATACTCTGCCATGACACCAGGTAGCATTACAGTGTGGTAGTACAGCATACTAACACTAGAGACAGAGGTCTGTCCATCACCTACTCACCTGAGCACCATGTTTTAACAGgacactggcacaggcagcaTGACCCCCTAGGCAGGCTTCATGGAGAGGAGACACCTGGTCTGCTGTAACAAGATTGACATCATTCCCCTGATAAGATAATGGAAAATATCATTACAAACAACTACTAAAACCCCCATAC
This region includes:
- the ASB9 gene encoding ankyrin repeat and SOCS box protein 9 yields the protein MDDERTNQNASKLQGAGGRASAATPWSPLMRDFVSDWSPLHEASIHGRLLSLKKLIEQGNDVNLVTADQVSPLHEACLGGHAACASVLLKHGAQVDGVTVDWHTPLFNTCVSGSVACLNLLLEHGASLHSPCDLASPIHEAAKRGHVQCVELLASRGVNIDHNIKHLGTPLYVACENQQVNCARKLLESGASVNSGKGLESPLHTAARNCSVELVKLLMDFGADVWVKNAENKRPVELVPPGCPVGQLFLQREGPLSLMQLCRLCIRRCFGYKQHQKITGLLLPDELKHFLLHI